One window from the genome of Streptococcus halotolerans encodes:
- a CDS encoding Mbeg1-like protein — protein MKNLLDYVANVGQTLFSEKSLTSLDFALFNELSYLSIFEYLPNDLKLAESLVIHDLALLFQQYDQDIQFTFLNTKERIDLLKMVLESKRYQHVMINHYVNDINAEFERQFAAMVFSIPEENTHQLVFRGTDDSLIGWKEDFKLTYMREIPAQRAASIYLKEILPTLSGQVLVSGHSKGGNLAVYAAAHLPIELQDKIALIYMYDAPGFRQNFLQSQGYLAIRSKIVAMKPFESVVGVMLESDRKPIIVASKDRGMGQHPMLNWSIDADKNEFETVTQLSPMSRKLEKTFAIWNKSLSHYELKNLFDLLFDQLIASGVTSLNDFSAKKPLGVAKYFEVYRRLSPKQKRVFTRALHLFIQAYRSNAVNPRKANLTSMLTKWQRERD, from the coding sequence ATGAAAAATCTTTTAGATTATGTCGCCAATGTAGGTCAAACATTGTTTTCTGAAAAATCCCTGACCAGTTTAGATTTCGCCTTATTTAATGAATTGAGCTATCTGTCGATCTTCGAGTATTTGCCCAATGACTTGAAGTTAGCGGAATCCCTTGTCATTCATGATTTGGCTTTACTATTTCAGCAGTATGATCAAGACATTCAATTTACCTTTTTAAACACCAAGGAGCGTATCGATCTTTTGAAAATGGTTCTCGAGAGTAAGCGCTATCAACATGTGATGATTAATCATTATGTTAATGATATTAATGCTGAGTTTGAACGCCAGTTTGCAGCTATGGTCTTCTCCATACCAGAAGAAAATACGCATCAGCTAGTTTTTCGTGGCACAGATGATAGTTTGATTGGTTGGAAGGAAGATTTTAAATTGACTTACATGCGAGAAATTCCAGCTCAACGTGCAGCATCTATTTATTTAAAGGAAATTCTTCCGACTTTGTCTGGTCAAGTGTTGGTTTCAGGGCACTCTAAAGGTGGTAATTTAGCCGTTTATGCAGCTGCGCATTTACCAATAGAACTGCAAGATAAGATTGCACTTATTTACATGTATGATGCTCCTGGCTTTCGTCAAAACTTTTTACAATCACAAGGCTATCTAGCTATTAGGTCTAAGATTGTTGCCATGAAACCCTTCGAATCCGTAGTTGGTGTTATGTTGGAATCCGATAGAAAGCCAATAATTGTAGCTTCTAAGGATCGAGGCATGGGCCAACACCCTATGTTGAATTGGTCGATAGATGCGGACAAAAATGAATTTGAAACCGTCACACAATTATCTCCAATGAGCCGGAAACTTGAAAAGACATTTGCGATTTGGAATAAGAGTTTGTCTCATTATGAGCTGAAAAACTTATTTGACCTTCTGTTTGATCAATTGATTGCTAGTGGTGTTACCAGTCTTAATGATTTCTCTGCGAAGAAACCTCTAGGAGTAGCAAAATATTTTGAGGTTTATCGAAGGCTATCGCCAAAACAGAAACGAGTATTTACTAGAGCACTTCATTTATTTATACAAGCTTATCGAAGCAATGCAGTGAACCCTCGAAAGGCTAACTTGACAAGTATGTTAACAAAATGGCAACGAGAGAGAGATTAA
- a CDS encoding DUF3278 domain-containing protein, which translates to MSKKTNRLEKQFARFFGISGVFDEYVQQIAYRLAGHAYLILTYYILLSSLIFLTINDFLPNCSGLIYVGINILVTVFIIPLTLKMKTDKADIDTSGMIEVPKENIDKERRKAIKRGILSGILFTGFMLIQNSLTALKNGKSLWDLVTQPGALIGTLIGGIIFAGFMTALAYYSISQEKD; encoded by the coding sequence ATGTCAAAGAAAACTAATCGACTTGAAAAACAATTTGCTCGCTTTTTTGGAATCAGCGGTGTGTTTGATGAATACGTTCAGCAAATCGCTTATCGACTAGCTGGTCATGCCTATCTTATCCTAACTTATTACATCTTGTTATCATCGCTGATTTTTCTAACAATAAACGACTTTCTTCCCAACTGTTCAGGACTGATTTATGTGGGAATCAATATTTTAGTGACTGTATTTATCATTCCACTTACGCTTAAAATGAAAACGGATAAGGCTGATATTGATACCAGTGGTATGATTGAAGTTCCAAAAGAGAATATTGATAAAGAAAGACGTAAAGCCATCAAACGCGGTATCTTGTCTGGCATCTTATTTACAGGTTTCATGCTCATACAAAATAGTCTAACTGCTTTGAAAAATGGGAAATCCTTGTGGGACTTAGTAACTCAGCCTGGAGCACTAATTGGAACCCTTATTGGTGGTATTATCTTCGCTGGATTCATGACTGCTCTGGCCTATTACAGTATTAGTCAAGAAAAAGATTAA
- a CDS encoding helix-turn-helix transcriptional regulator, whose product MNRVREFRVKQGISQLVLAKSIGVARQTINLIENDKYNPSLDLCIRLAETLQSDLNTLFWEPSKRKNKDSV is encoded by the coding sequence ATGAATCGTGTCAGAGAATTTCGTGTTAAACAGGGGATTTCACAACTGGTCCTTGCCAAATCGATTGGAGTAGCCAGACAAACGATCAACTTGATTGAAAACGATAAATATAATCCCTCGCTCGACCTTTGTATTAGACTTGCCGAAACCCTCCAAAGTGACCTTAACACATTGTTTTGGGAACCAAGTAAAAGAAAGAATAAGGACAGCGTTTGA
- a CDS encoding Pr6Pr family membrane protein, producing MSKTIIYRLSLAIIGLVGVSMQIREDGWGMLLYYTVLSNILVFSFLFDLVFRDIRSGKISDSNTLRLKAAVTMSITITFLVYHFMLAPLVEADEFWNVRNIIVHYLVPIGFISDTFFIDRKNSYCWYDPFWWTAAPLAYFIFALFNGTILKWPIPGAEDSPFAYFFININKYGWAQVGKNTLFILLAYIFVGYVLFTLKKVLGKK from the coding sequence ATGTCAAAAACTATTATCTATCGCTTATCCCTTGCCATTATTGGGCTAGTTGGCGTGTCTATGCAAATTCGCGAAGACGGCTGGGGAATGTTGCTCTATTACACGGTTCTCTCTAACATCCTTGTGTTTTCATTTCTTTTTGATCTGGTTTTTAGGGACATTAGGTCAGGAAAGATTTCTGACAGTAACACACTCAGGCTAAAGGCTGCTGTCACCATGAGTATCACGATTACTTTTTTAGTTTACCATTTCATGCTGGCTCCTTTAGTAGAGGCTGATGAATTTTGGAATGTTAGAAATATAATTGTTCACTACCTTGTTCCTATTGGCTTTATTTCAGATACGTTTTTCATCGATCGTAAAAATAGTTATTGTTGGTATGATCCATTTTGGTGGACTGCTGCACCATTAGCTTATTTTATCTTTGCGCTTTTTAACGGTACAATCCTTAAATGGCCAATCCCTGGCGCTGAAGATAGTCCCTTTGCTTACTTTTTTATCAATATTAACAAATATGGCTGGGCTCAAGTTGGTAAGAATACTCTTTTTATCCTGTTAGCTTATATTTTTGTTGGCTATGTTCTCTTTACCTTGAAAAAGGTTTTAGGCAAAAAGTAA
- the serB gene encoding phosphoserine phosphatase SerB, which produces MKEVKGLLVMDVDSTLVQEEVIDLLGEEAGVGDKVADITERAMRGQLDFKEALAERVALLKGLPASIFDRVYGKIHFNQGAKELVDELHARGYKVGLVSGGFHETVDRLANELGIDYVKANRLEVVDGYLTGKTEREIVTKETKVAKLKEWAAENHLDLSQTLAMGDGANDLPMIKNAGIGIAFCAKPIVRKEAPYRIDKPDLYEVIGILNEKE; this is translated from the coding sequence ATGAAAGAGGTTAAGGGGCTTTTAGTCATGGATGTTGATTCAACTCTAGTTCAAGAAGAAGTTATTGACTTATTGGGTGAAGAAGCAGGTGTCGGTGACAAGGTTGCTGATATTACCGAACGTGCTATGCGTGGCCAATTGGATTTTAAAGAAGCACTGGCAGAACGTGTCGCTTTACTGAAGGGCTTGCCTGCGTCTATTTTTGATAGGGTTTATGGTAAGATTCACTTTAATCAAGGGGCTAAGGAATTAGTTGACGAATTACATGCGCGTGGCTATAAGGTGGGGCTAGTATCAGGCGGCTTTCATGAGACTGTTGATCGACTAGCCAATGAACTAGGAATTGACTATGTCAAAGCGAATCGTTTAGAAGTTGTTGATGGCTATTTGACTGGAAAAACAGAAAGGGAGATTGTAACCAAAGAAACCAAGGTTGCTAAACTGAAAGAATGGGCTGCAGAAAATCACCTTGATCTTTCTCAAACTCTTGCTATGGGAGATGGGGCAAATGATCTTCCGATGATTAAAAATGCTGGTATCGGAATTGCTTTCTGCGCCAAACCAATCGTAAGAAAAGAAGCCCCTTACCGCATAGACAAACCAGATTTGTATGAGGTGATTGGGATTTTAAATGAAAAAGAATAA
- the guaA gene encoding glutamine-hydrolyzing GMP synthase, with product MTDVSLLNEVQKIIVLDYGSQYNQLIARRIREFGVFSELMSHKITAAEIREINPIGIVLSGGPNSVYADNAFGIDEEIFELGIPILGICYGMQLITHKLGGKVVPAGDAGNREYGQSYLRLKSTSELFANTPEQQLVLMSHGDAVTEIPQGFHLVGDSVDCPYAAMENTDKKIYGIQFHPEVRHSEYGNDMLRNFAMNICGAKGDWSMDNFIDMEVEKIRETVGDRKVLLGLSGGVDSSVVGVLLQRAIGDQLTCIFVDHGLLRKNEGDQVMEMLGGKFGLNIIRVDASKRFLDLLEGIEDPEKKRKIIGNEFVYVFDDEASKLKGVDFLAQGTLYTDIIESGTETAQTIKSHHNVGGLPEDMQFQLIEPLNTLFKDEVRALGTALGMPDEIVWRQPFPGPGLAIRVMGAITKEKLETVRESDAILREEIAKAGLDRDVWQYFTVNTGVRSVGVMGDGRTYDYTIAIRAITSIDGMTADFAQLPWDVLKKVSTRIVNEVDHVNRIVYDITSKPPATVEWE from the coding sequence ATGACTGACGTTTCACTTTTGAATGAAGTTCAAAAAATCATTGTCCTTGACTATGGTAGCCAGTACAACCAGTTGATTGCACGTCGTATTCGTGAATTTGGGGTCTTCTCAGAGCTAATGAGTCACAAAATCACTGCTGCTGAAATCCGTGAGATTAACCCAATTGGTATTGTGCTATCTGGTGGTCCTAATTCCGTTTACGCTGATAATGCTTTTGGCATTGATGAAGAAATCTTCGAATTAGGAATCCCAATCCTTGGTATCTGTTACGGTATGCAACTCATCACTCACAAATTGGGCGGTAAAGTCGTTCCTGCTGGTGATGCTGGTAATCGTGAATACGGCCAATCCTACCTTCGTTTAAAATCAACTTCTGAACTTTTTGCTAACACACCCGAACAACAGCTTGTGTTAATGAGCCATGGTGATGCCGTTACAGAAATTCCGCAAGGTTTCCACCTAGTTGGTGACTCTGTTGATTGCCCTTACGCTGCCATGGAAAACACCGATAAGAAAATCTACGGTATCCAATTCCATCCTGAGGTTCGTCATTCTGAATACGGAAACGACATGCTCCGTAACTTTGCGATGAACATCTGTGGTGCCAAAGGTGACTGGTCAATGGATAACTTCATCGATATGGAAGTTGAGAAAATCCGTGAAACCGTTGGTGATCGTAAAGTCTTGTTGGGACTTTCAGGTGGGGTAGACTCCTCAGTTGTCGGTGTCCTTCTCCAACGTGCTATCGGTGATCAGCTAACCTGTATCTTTGTTGATCATGGACTTCTTCGTAAAAACGAAGGCGACCAAGTGATGGAAATGCTCGGTGGCAAATTTGGTCTTAATATCATCAGAGTTGATGCTTCAAAACGGTTTCTAGACCTGCTTGAAGGTATCGAAGATCCAGAGAAAAAACGCAAAATCATCGGTAATGAATTTGTTTATGTCTTTGATGACGAAGCAAGCAAGCTAAAAGGTGTTGATTTCTTAGCTCAAGGTACCCTTTACACTGATATCATTGAATCAGGTACCGAAACAGCTCAAACGATTAAATCACATCACAATGTTGGTGGACTGCCAGAAGATATGCAATTCCAATTGATTGAGCCACTTAACACCCTCTTCAAAGACGAAGTTCGTGCGCTTGGTACTGCTCTTGGAATGCCTGATGAGATCGTTTGGCGTCAACCATTCCCTGGACCAGGACTAGCTATCCGCGTCATGGGAGCTATTACCAAAGAAAAATTAGAGACTGTCCGTGAGTCAGATGCTATTCTCCGTGAAGAAATCGCTAAAGCTGGCTTAGACCGCGACGTATGGCAATACTTCACTGTTAATACAGGGGTGCGTTCTGTCGGTGTGATGGGAGATGGCCGTACTTACGACTACACCATTGCTATCCGAGCTATTACTTCGATTGATGGAATGACAGCTGATTTTGCGCAACTCCCATGGGACGTTCTCAAGAAAGTCTCAACGCGCATTGTTAACGAAGTAGACCACGTTAACCGCATCGTCTACGACATCACAAGCAAACCACCAGCAACCGTTGAGTGGGAATAG
- a CDS encoding GntR family transcriptional regulator: MIPAYIRIHDSIKKGIDEGKWKIGQRLPSERDLSDHFEVSRMTLRQAVTLLVEEGILERRVGSGTFVASSRVQEKMRGTTSFTEIIKSQGKVPSTKLISYKRSHPNEQEVRHLNVKPHSYIIRMERIRYADHIPVLFEVTSVPEKLVRDFDQTAITEHFFQTMTENGYEIAKSQQTISAKTADDEVASYLEIAPHSAILALTQVSYLIDGQPFEYVRSQYVGERFEFYLENN; the protein is encoded by the coding sequence ATGATACCGGCTTACATAAGAATTCATGATAGTATCAAAAAGGGAATTGATGAAGGAAAATGGAAAATTGGTCAACGACTTCCAAGCGAACGCGACCTTTCTGATCATTTTGAAGTGAGTCGGATGACATTGAGACAGGCTGTGACGCTTTTGGTTGAAGAAGGTATCTTAGAGAGACGTGTGGGAAGCGGTACCTTTGTGGCTAGCAGTCGTGTGCAGGAGAAAATGCGAGGGACAACTAGTTTTACTGAAATTATCAAGTCTCAAGGCAAAGTCCCCTCTACTAAATTGATTTCTTATAAGCGAAGTCATCCCAATGAACAAGAAGTAAGGCATTTAAATGTTAAACCACACTCTTATATCATTCGGATGGAAAGGATTCGTTATGCGGATCATATCCCAGTCTTGTTTGAAGTGACTAGTGTTCCTGAAAAATTGGTGAGGGATTTTGATCAGACTGCTATCACAGAACATTTTTTTCAAACCATGACAGAAAATGGTTATGAGATTGCTAAAAGTCAACAGACCATTTCAGCTAAGACAGCAGATGATGAGGTGGCTTCTTATTTGGAAATAGCCCCTCACAGTGCTATTTTAGCCTTAACTCAGGTTTCTTATCTTATCGATGGACAGCCTTTTGAGTATGTTCGTAGCCAGTATGTTGGTGAGCGCTTTGAATTTTATTTAGAGAATAATTAG
- a CDS encoding putative DNA-binding protein, which yields MEIEKTNRMNALFEFYAALLTDKQMNYIELYYADDYSLAEIAEEFGVSRQAVYDNIKRTEKVLETYEMKLHMYSDYIVRNEIFDEITTKYADDDYLQEKIAILSSIDNRD from the coding sequence ATGGAAATTGAAAAAACCAATCGCATGAATGCTCTCTTCGAATTCTACGCAGCCCTTTTAACGGACAAACAAATGAATTACATAGAGCTGTATTATGCTGATGATTACAGTCTGGCAGAGATTGCAGAAGAGTTCGGTGTCAGCCGCCAAGCGGTCTATGATAATATCAAACGAACTGAAAAAGTTTTGGAAACTTATGAAATGAAGCTTCATATGTATTCCGATTACATTGTTCGAAATGAAATTTTTGATGAGATCACGACAAAATATGCTGATGATGACTATTTACAAGAAAAGATTGCTATCCTGAGTAGCATAGATAATAGAGACTGA
- the ffh gene encoding signal recognition particle protein, with product MAFESLTERLQGVFKNIRGKKKLSEKEVQEVTKEIRLALLEADVALPVVKTFIKRIRERAVGQEIIDTLDPTQQIIKIVNEELTAILGSETAELEKSPKIPTIIMMAGLQGAGKTTFAGKLANKLIKEENARPLMIAADIYRPAAIDQLKTLGSQINVPVFDMGTETPAVEIVKQGLEQARQNRNDYVLIDTAGRLQIDETLMQELRDIQALAKPNEILLVVDSMIGQEAANVAREFNEQLNITGVILTKIDGDTRGGAALSIREITGKPIKFTGTGEKITDIETFHPDRMSSRILGMGDLLTLIEKASQEYDEQRSMELAEKMRENTFDFNDFIDQLDQVQNMGPMEDLLKMLPGMAGNPALANLKVDEKQVARKRAIVSSMTPEERENPDLLNPSRRRRIAAGSGNSFVEVNKFIKDFNQAKQMMQGVMSGDMEKAMRQMGINPNNLPKNMPNMPDMSGMDMSALEGMMGQGGMPDMSALGGNMDMSQMFGGGIKGKAGSFMMKQAMKRQANKIKKAKKKRKK from the coding sequence ATGGCTTTTGAAAGCTTAACAGAACGCTTGCAAGGCGTCTTTAAAAACATTCGTGGGAAAAAGAAACTTTCTGAGAAAGAAGTTCAAGAGGTCACTAAGGAAATTCGCCTAGCCCTACTTGAGGCAGACGTAGCCTTACCAGTGGTGAAAACTTTCATTAAGCGGATTCGTGAACGTGCAGTTGGTCAGGAAATCATTGATACCCTTGATCCAACACAACAAATCATCAAGATTGTAAACGAAGAATTAACCGCGATTCTTGGTTCTGAGACGGCTGAACTTGAAAAATCACCTAAGATTCCAACCATTATCATGATGGCTGGTCTTCAAGGAGCTGGTAAGACAACTTTTGCTGGTAAGTTAGCCAATAAATTAATCAAAGAAGAAAACGCCCGTCCTTTGATGATTGCTGCCGATATTTACCGTCCTGCAGCCATTGACCAGTTGAAAACCCTTGGTAGCCAAATTAATGTACCCGTTTTCGATATGGGGACTGAGACACCAGCTGTAGAGATCGTTAAGCAAGGACTTGAGCAAGCGCGTCAAAATCGCAATGACTATGTCCTTATTGATACAGCAGGTCGCTTGCAAATTGATGAAACCTTGATGCAAGAGTTACGGGATATTCAAGCACTGGCGAAACCTAATGAAATCCTCTTAGTTGTTGACTCAATGATTGGTCAGGAAGCGGCCAATGTTGCGCGTGAATTTAACGAACAATTAAATATTACAGGTGTTATCTTAACCAAGATTGATGGCGATACACGTGGTGGTGCAGCACTTTCTATCCGAGAAATTACTGGTAAACCCATTAAATTTACTGGTACGGGTGAAAAAATTACCGATATTGAAACTTTCCACCCAGACCGTATGTCAAGTCGTATCTTGGGAATGGGTGACTTGCTTACCTTAATCGAAAAAGCTAGTCAGGAATATGATGAGCAGCGTTCCATGGAACTCGCTGAAAAGATGCGTGAGAACACCTTTGATTTCAACGATTTCATTGATCAGCTTGACCAAGTTCAAAACATGGGACCTATGGAAGATCTTTTGAAGATGCTTCCGGGCATGGCCGGTAATCCAGCCTTGGCTAACCTGAAAGTTGATGAAAAACAAGTTGCTCGTAAGCGAGCTATTGTGTCATCGATGACTCCAGAAGAGCGTGAAAATCCAGACCTCCTAAATCCTAGTCGTCGTCGCCGTATTGCAGCTGGTTCGGGCAATAGTTTTGTGGAAGTCAATAAATTTATTAAAGATTTTAACCAAGCAAAACAAATGATGCAGGGCGTCATGTCTGGAGATATGGAGAAGGCCATGCGTCAAATGGGGATTAACCCTAATAACTTGCCTAAGAATATGCCTAATATGCCAGATATGAGTGGTATGGATATGTCTGCTCTAGAAGGAATGATGGGTCAAGGAGGCATGCCTGACATGTCAGCACTTGGTGGTAATATGGATATGAGCCAAATGTTTGGCGGTGGTATCAAAGGGAAAGCTGGTTCGTTCATGATGAAACAAGCTATGAAACGCCAAGCTAATAAAATCAAAAAAGCTAAGAAAAAACGTAAAAAATAA
- a CDS encoding prenyltransferase, which yields MTFPDFLELVEIKAKTASILPFFIGCCFSSYYYDSTHIGLVLLYFVAMVLFNMFVDVWDNYNDYLNAKDDLYQRQTNIIGRENLSLKTIKRLLFVLFISSLLIGLYLASRVGWPLLVMGGFCYAVGIFYSSGPKPLSSLPLGEVFSGFTMGFMITLICVYLNTYQDFSWELKELGYIALISLPNTLWIANLMLANNLCDLEEDEANHRHTLVHYIGKKRALILFSMANVLAFVAVVFQYFLGLAPISVLLTLLLIPFVYGQSKQLWQKQVKVETFPCAIRILALGASFLVLTYSIGFIF from the coding sequence TTGACTTTTCCTGACTTTCTGGAATTAGTCGAGATTAAAGCTAAAACAGCTAGTATCCTACCTTTCTTTATTGGTTGTTGTTTTTCATCCTATTACTACGACAGTACGCATATTGGTCTAGTACTCTTGTATTTTGTAGCAATGGTTTTATTCAATATGTTTGTGGATGTTTGGGATAATTACAACGACTATCTTAATGCGAAGGATGATCTGTACCAAAGGCAAACTAATATCATTGGAAGAGAGAACCTTTCTTTGAAGACAATCAAACGATTGCTGTTTGTTCTTTTTATCTCTTCGCTTCTTATTGGCCTTTATCTGGCCAGTCGAGTTGGTTGGCCACTCTTAGTGATGGGTGGGTTTTGCTATGCTGTTGGTATTTTTTATTCTTCAGGACCTAAACCTTTATCAAGTCTTCCCTTAGGTGAAGTCTTTTCTGGTTTTACCATGGGTTTTATGATTACTCTGATTTGTGTGTATTTAAATACTTATCAAGATTTTTCATGGGAACTGAAAGAATTGGGATACATTGCTTTAATCTCACTTCCCAATACACTTTGGATTGCTAATCTTATGTTGGCTAATAACCTTTGTGATTTGGAAGAAGACGAAGCTAATCATCGTCATACTCTGGTGCATTACATAGGTAAAAAAAGAGCCTTAATCCTATTTAGTATGGCAAATGTCCTAGCTTTTGTAGCTGTGGTATTTCAATACTTTTTAGGCTTAGCACCTATAAGCGTTTTATTAACCTTGTTACTCATTCCGTTTGTTTATGGACAAAGTAAACAATTATGGCAAAAACAGGTCAAGGTTGAAACCTTTCCTTGTGCTATTCGTATCTTAGCATTGGGAGCAAGTTTTCTTGTGCTAACTTATTCAATCGGTTTTATTTTTTAG
- a CDS encoding NAD(P)/FAD-dependent oxidoreductase: MTEVVVLGAGYAGLKTVRDLQKQSGDFHITLIDRNSYHYEATELHEIASGTHQPDKITFPIVDAIDTKKVTFLQDKVEKVDCDAKTIQLEKTGNMSYDYLVISLGFRSEGFGIPGVVENALQMVDVDSANQVHEHVLSMMKKYRETKDANLLKLVICGAGFTGIELAGAFADERSAYAEIAGVKPEEISITCVEAMDSILPMFDRDMANYAMDVIQKRNITLMLGAKIKEIQDGKVVYTKGDDEAPNFVEAGTIVWTTGVSGSQVMEESGFEQRRGRVVVQSDLRHPHYETVYVIGDVSAFMNPESNRPYPTTAQIATQMGKHTAKNLAHQLRGEATEDFIYNEQGTVASIGNTHGLGKVGKMSLKGYPASVMKKVIVDKSLVDMGGLKELLAKGRFDFYH; encoded by the coding sequence ATGACAGAAGTAGTCGTTCTTGGAGCGGGTTATGCCGGTCTCAAAACTGTACGTGATTTGCAAAAACAATCAGGTGATTTTCATATTACCTTGATTGATCGTAATTCCTACCATTATGAAGCAACTGAACTTCATGAGATAGCTTCTGGTACTCACCAGCCAGATAAAATTACATTCCCAATTGTGGATGCTATTGATACTAAAAAAGTCACTTTTTTACAGGATAAGGTGGAAAAAGTTGATTGTGACGCTAAAACGATTCAACTAGAAAAAACTGGAAACATGTCTTATGATTACCTAGTGATTTCACTCGGTTTTCGTTCAGAAGGTTTCGGTATTCCAGGGGTTGTAGAAAACGCTCTTCAAATGGTTGATGTTGACTCAGCCAACCAAGTACATGAGCATGTTTTGTCAATGATGAAAAAATACCGCGAAACAAAGGATGCTAATCTTTTGAAACTAGTCATCTGTGGGGCTGGATTTACGGGGATTGAGTTGGCAGGAGCATTTGCTGATGAGAGAAGTGCTTACGCTGAAATAGCTGGTGTGAAACCAGAAGAAATCTCAATCACTTGTGTAGAAGCTATGGATAGCATTCTACCGATGTTTGACCGAGACATGGCGAACTATGCGATGGATGTTATTCAAAAACGTAACATCACTTTGATGCTCGGGGCAAAAATTAAAGAAATTCAAGACGGAAAAGTTGTTTACACCAAAGGTGATGATGAGGCACCTAACTTTGTAGAAGCTGGAACCATTGTTTGGACAACTGGTGTTAGTGGTAGTCAAGTTATGGAAGAATCAGGCTTTGAGCAACGCCGTGGTCGTGTCGTCGTTCAGTCGGACTTGCGTCATCCACATTATGAAACGGTTTACGTCATCGGGGATGTCTCTGCTTTCATGAATCCTGAAAGTAATCGGCCTTATCCAACAACCGCTCAAATTGCAACGCAAATGGGGAAACATACTGCTAAAAATTTGGCTCATCAATTAAGAGGTGAAGCAACAGAGGACTTTATTTATAATGAGCAAGGGACAGTTGCCTCAATTGGTAATACACATGGTTTGGGTAAGGTTGGTAAGATGTCTCTTAAAGGTTATCCTGCTTCTGTTATGAAAAAGGTCATTGTTGATAAATCACTTGTCGATATGGGTGGTTTGAAAGAACTGTTGGCCAAGGGACGCTTTGACTTTTACCATTAA